The region TTTGCACAACAAGTCGCGCGATTAACATGGGAAAGACACCAGACTAATGAGAAGCTCATTGTTGCAAAAGAAGCCGCCGAACAAGCCAAAGATGAAGCGATACAAGCCAGTAAAGCTAAAAGTAGTTTTCTGGCGAATATGTCTCATGAAATACGCACACCTTTAAATGGTGTTATTGGTATTGCAGAAATACTCGCTGATACAGCACTTAGCCCCACTCAGCAAGACTACCTCGATACAATAGAAACATCTTCACAGCTTCTGTTAAGTCTAATCAATGACATACTTGATTTTTCAAAAATTGAATCTGGCATGTTGTTAATCAACCCAGGTTCTACTTGTATACGTGAAACTATTTATGATGTTGCTGCTATTGCCGCACCCAAAGCAAGAGAAAAAGGCATAGAAATAAAAGTCAACATCAGTGAAAATACTCCCTGTAGAGTGATGGTCGATGATCATCGTTTACGCCAAATTCTGATGAATTTTATGTCCAATGCCGTTAAATTCACATTACAAGGCTCTGTCACTTTATCAATAGAAACTCAGAATATAACGGATGAAAACACCCAGATTAGATTTGCTGTTCAAGATTCTGGCATTGGTATTGATGAACTACAACAACAGAATATTTTCACCCCTTTCATTCAAGAAGACGATTCAATTACCAAGCAATTTGGGGGCACGGGTTTAGGGCTGGCGATCAGTACACAATTGGTAGAGATCATGGGGGGGGAAATCTTATTAGACTCACGTAAAGGACAAGGTAGCTGTTTCTATTTTGATCTTCAATTACCTATTGATATTCAGCACTATGAACCCAAGAACGCCTTTACTCCAATAACACTGGTTTGTAATAATCCTTTACTACGCCAATATATAGGATCTGAATTATCATTTTACCAAGTGGCCATTTCACAGCATATCGATACGATAGAGGCGATCCTTGCTCAACCAATAGCGCAAACCAAGTCCCTATCTACTATAATTATCCTAGAAGACGTGATATACCAGAATTCTCCCGTTTTAACTCAAGAAAATAATCAGACATTAAAAAAACAATTTGAAACTCTCACATCTCGCGGCGTGTCCATTTGCTTAATCAGACCATTTCTTGGTACCCACTATGATTTTGGTAACAGTATTGCAGCAGTATTGTTCCTTCCTTTACTTGGAACGCGTTTACTCAAAGCACTTGAAACGTGCCAAGCAAGTCATCAAGTTATAATGAGTTCACAAACCACTGAATTAATGAAAAATAATAACGTGCTCATTGTTGAAGATAATTTAGTCAATCAAAAGATTGCTGGATTACACGTAGCAAAAGCTGGCTTTGACTTCGATTTAGCAAATAATGGTGAAGAAGCCATTCAAATGTACACCAAGCATCCTCATTATGCTGCTATTTTGATGGATTGTATGATGCCGGTCATGGATGGTTTTACGGCGACAGAGCAGATCCGAAACATCGAAAAAGAACGCAATATGTCGCGCAGGATCCCAATTATAGCCTTAACTGCAAGCGTACTTGATGATGATATTCAAAAATGCTTCGATGTTGGCATGGATGATTATCTTTCTAAGCCTTTTAAAATGAAGGCTCTTAAAGAGAAACTTCTCGCTGCAACTGAGTCTATTACACTCTCAAATACAATAAAAAACAATGAAAAACAACAACTTAGTGTTAGCCAGACAAATATCACTAAGCCATGTCTCATCAAATCTGCAAGGATCCTATTGGTTGAAGACAATCACATTAATCAAGAAGTGGCTTCATATATGCTTTTAAAAGCAGGTTATTCTTTTGATATCGCTGACAATGGTCAAGATGCGGTTGACATGTATCGTAAAGATAATAGTTATGACATTATTTTAATGGATTGCATGATGCCAATAAAAGATGGCTTTACTGCAAGCGAAGAAATCAGGGCTCACGAACACGCATCTGGACTGAATAAAACACCGATCATCGCACTAACAGCGAGCATTATCGATGATGATGTACAACGTTGTTATGATTCTGGAATGGACGCCTATGTTGCCAAACCGGTTAGAAAAGAAAAATTACTTCACCAAATAGAAAGTGTCATGATATGAGAGATCACCAATGACTTTACCACCAACATTGTTGAATCCATGCAAGTTGAAAAAAATCGCTATTATCATTGTGTTACTTAAACTCGTCATTCTACCCACCTCACTGTATGCTAACGACAATTACGTTATTTTTTCTCTTGATCCTGAATTCACTGAAATTTCAATTCATAAGGCAAGAAAATTATATAAGGGGAAAAGTAAACGCCTTAATGGTAAACGAGTTGAGCTTTCTGACTGGCCAGAAAACAGTCAAGAACGAGCAAGTTTTTATCAAAATTTACTCGGTAAAAATACGGCACAAATGAATGCTCATTGGGCGAGTTTATCTTTTTCTGGGAAAGTGAGATACCCTAAAGAACTTGATAAAGCAAACATAAATGTGTTAATTCAATGGTTAAAAGCAAAGCCTAACCGTATCGGTTATGCGCGTCTAACATCTCTGCCTAAAAACGCCACCATCTTATATATCGTTAACTCGGACAATTAATATGAGAATAATCTCTGCAGCTTTAGTCATCCTATCTTTTCCAGCTGCTGCCATCATAGAAATAACAGATAACTTAGCATTGGGAGGTTTCGGCTCTAGCTCATGGGCTAAATCAGATAATGCCACTTCCTTGATGATCCATCGAGGTTTTGTTGATGAAAGTTGCTATGATTGTGATACTACCTTTGGCGTTCAATTAGATTATTATTATGATGCGTTAAAGGCCTCTATACA is a window of Shewanella sp. VB17 DNA encoding:
- a CDS encoding response regulator — its product is MSIYVWNNLSVKNKLFSLVLIPIVLLLTLAGRQVYFLTIQMSELERSNNLSLYLQTVSLLYRESQHVNVENAGQMTASLSAKLTTLSPAIFRTNTQTVNTLIDNFNEATLSIIEANDQYEKLDAIEWQADLYQLILLSIERVPLEHSNTDIKHHLYALLQLEWLMFWSNEEDKLSRSLFNIHQDMQKYDHELAEQIQTLSQRQLLFLERFVSLNANTAQVALMVNTFKNEVFITSQQFRSILLNMTAIESLTQQDVNRGLNALSTRLTLLLAVGNNIKSQFQSDVEQAIDAAEIQRALFISMITVLTLLVIGFALSFARQMTHNLNLILTFIKSNDIAHQSLLSALIKGKDELSLFAQQVARLTWERHQTNEKLIVAKEAAEQAKDEAIQASKAKSSFLANMSHEIRTPLNGVIGIAEILADTALSPTQQDYLDTIETSSQLLLSLINDILDFSKIESGMLLINPGSTCIRETIYDVAAIAAPKAREKGIEIKVNISENTPCRVMVDDHRLRQILMNFMSNAVKFTLQGSVTLSIETQNITDENTQIRFAVQDSGIGIDELQQQNIFTPFIQEDDSITKQFGGTGLGLAISTQLVEIMGGEILLDSRKGQGSCFYFDLQLPIDIQHYEPKNAFTPITLVCNNPLLRQYIGSELSFYQVAISQHIDTIEAILAQPIAQTKSLSTIIILEDVIYQNSPVLTQENNQTLKKQFETLTSRGVSICLIRPFLGTHYDFGNSIAAVLFLPLLGTRLLKALETCQASHQVIMSSQTTELMKNNNVLIVEDNLVNQKIAGLHVAKAGFDFDLANNGEEAIQMYTKHPHYAAILMDCMMPVMDGFTATEQIRNIEKERNMSRRIPIIALTASVLDDDIQKCFDVGMDDYLSKPFKMKALKEKLLAATESITLSNTIKNNEKQQLSVSQTNITKPCLIKSARILLVEDNHINQEVASYMLLKAGYSFDIADNGQDAVDMYRKDNSYDIILMDCMMPIKDGFTASEEIRAHEHASGLNKTPIIALTASIIDDDVQRCYDSGMDAYVAKPVRKEKLLHQIESVMI